The following proteins are co-located in the Megalobrama amblycephala isolate DHTTF-2021 linkage group LG12, ASM1881202v1, whole genome shotgun sequence genome:
- the elovl7a gene encoding elongation of very long chain fatty acids protein 7a, translated as MAFFEITSTAEHYYDKWTKLINDADPRTKDWLLMSSPIPQTVIILFYIYFVMSLGPRIMENRKPFDLKQVLIIYNFSVVAYSLYMCYEFVMSGWGTGYSFGCDLLDPSHSPQAMRMAWTCWLYYSSKFIEMLDTIFFVLRKKQNQVSFLHVFHHSIMPFTWWFGVRFSPGGLGTFHAPLNCIVHVIMYTYYGLSALGPTYQKFLWWKKHLTSIQLIQFVMVTGHISQYYFMKDCPYPYPIFIYLITLYGIVFLLLFLNFWYHAYTKGKRLPKVLQNTTMPQNNNGIHHKKE; from the exons ATGGCATTCTTTGAGATCACGTCCACAGCTGAACACTATTATGACAAGTGGACCAAGTTGATCAATGATGCAG ACCCCAGGACGAAAGACTGGCTGCTCATGTCCTCTCCTATCCCACAAAcggttattattttattttacatctaCTTTGTGATGTCACTGGGGCCCAGGATAATGGAGAACAGGAAACCATTTGATCTGAAGCAGGTCCTCATCATCTATAATTTCAGCGTTGTGGCTTATTCTCTTTACATGTGTTACGAG TTTGTGATGTCAGGCTGGGGAACAGGATATTCATTCGGCTGTGATTTGCTAGACCCCTCTCATTCGCCACAAGCCATGAGG ATGGCATGGACTTGCTGGCTCTATTACTCCTCCAAGTTCATTGAGATGTTGGACACA ATCTTCTTTGTGCTGAGAAAAAAGCAAAATCAGGTGTCCTTCCTACATGTCTTCCATCATTCCATCATGCCTTTCACTTGGTGGTTTGGAGTCCGGTTTTCTCCAG GCGGTTTGGGGACATTTCACGCCCCCCTAAACTGCATTGTTCATGTCATCATGTATACATACTATGGACTGTCAGCCCTGGGCCCTACCTATCAAAAATTTTTATGGTGGAAGAAGCATCTGACTTCAATACAGCTT ATCCAGTTTGTCATGGTAACGGGTCATATTAGCCAGTACTACTTCATGAAAGACTGTCCTTACCCGTACCCCATCTTCATCTACCTCATTACTCTGTATGGCATcgtcttcctcctcctcttcctcaacTTCTGGTACCATGCATACACAAAAGGCAAAAGGCTTCCTAAAGTCCTGCAAAACACAACCATGCCACAGAACAACAATGGCATACACCACAAGAAAGAATAA